In Trichoderma asperellum chromosome 1, complete sequence, a single window of DNA contains:
- a CDS encoding uncharacterized protein (EggNog:ENOG41~TransMembrane:1 (o74-93i)), translating to MAVISTSRPHILIIPGAWYPASTMASFAKALEAAGFPTTVVPTRSVGTRDVSVQDDEAQSKALLLPLLDKGKDVIVLGHSYGGFVITGLTAIWTRRPERRRA from the coding sequence ATGGCGGTAATCTCCACCTCACGACCACACATCCTCATCATTCCCGGCGCATGGTATCCGGCTTCTACCATGGCCTCCTTCGCCAAAGCCCTCGAAGCAGCAGGCTTTCCCACCACTGTGGTACCCACCCGCAGCGTAGGCACCAGGGACGTCAGCGTCCAAGACGACGAGGCGCAGTCCAAGGCTCTCCTCCTGCCTCTACTTGACAAAGGCAAAGATGTCATTGTCCTTGGCCATTCATATGGCGGGTTCGTAATTACGGGCCTCACCGCCATCTGGACAAGAAGACCAGAGAGGCGCAGGGCCTGA
- a CDS encoding uncharacterized protein (EggNog:ENOG41) translates to MLIEGETTFEMAGGSACPFVSADDIKETVLLLSKDQKHYFYNDLSDEIAEHIIAAVKGHSGAATMSAPLAIGWRGKAYDGHHAYIRAIQDNTVPLKHQDENIARSGVEWLVKSVDASHSLFVSKTDGVVGLVAELVVEFAKS, encoded by the exons ATGCTGATTGAGGGCGAGACGACCTTTGAGATGGCGGGTGGTTCCGCATGTCCATTTGTCTCGGCAGATGAT ATTAAAGAGACCGTCCTTTTGTTATCAAAAGACCAAAAACACTACTTCTACAACGACCTCTCAGACGAGATAGCCGAACACATCATCGCAGCCGTCAAGGGACACTCCGGAGCGGCAACCATGTCAGCTCCTTTGGCAATAGGATGGAGGGGAAAGGCATACGATGGCCACCACGCATATATTCGCGCTATTCAGGACAATACCGTGCCCCTGAAACACCAGGATGAAAATATTGCTCGGTCGGGAGTCGAGTGGCTGGTGAAGTCGGTGGATGCTTCGCACAGTTTGTTTGTGTCGAAGACGGACGGGGTGGTTGGTTTGGTTGCGGAGTTGGTGGTGGAGTTTGCAAAGAGTTGA